One Georgenia wutianyii DNA segment encodes these proteins:
- a CDS encoding exodeoxyribonuclease VII small subunit, translated as MTNPDVAKLSYEQAREELQDVVRRLETGAATLEESMELWERGEALATRCQEWLDGARERLAAAQQGRAAGTDGQEEA; from the coding sequence ATGACCAACCCGGACGTGGCGAAGCTGAGCTACGAGCAGGCGCGTGAGGAGCTGCAGGACGTCGTCCGGCGGCTCGAGACCGGCGCCGCGACGCTCGAGGAGTCGATGGAGCTGTGGGAGCGCGGTGAGGCGCTGGCCACCCGCTGCCAGGAGTGGCTCGACGGTGCGCGGGAGCGGCTCGCCGCCGCCCAGCAGGGACGCGCCGCCGGCACGGACGGGCAGGAGGAGGCATGA
- the adhE gene encoding bifunctional acetaldehyde-CoA/alcohol dehydrogenase — MNTDTSTPVERPAVDETRRSEIDALVARAQQAAAEYDSFTQEDVDRIVKKASVAALNQHGVLAQLAVTETGRGVFEDKAVKNIFSCEHVTNSMADMRTVGIVARDEINGIVEIAEPVGIVAGITPVTNPTSTAIFKALITLKTRNPIIFAFHPSAQESSVAAARVVRDAAVAAGAPEHCIQWISAPSIDATSELMHHPDVAMILATGGNAMVKAAYSCGKPALGVGAGNVPAWIEATANLPRAINDVVLSKAFDNGMVCASEQAVIIDTTRYDEAMAEFARLHAYRVNAAEKAMLERFIFGVEAGEEAREGARLNAAVVGRSPQWIAEQAGFSVPADTSIILVEVDAVGPAQPLTREKLCPVLAVLRADGREEGMRMAEQMVELDGLGHSAAIHTQDEAVVEEYGSRVKAVRVIWNSPASLGGIGNIYNSFMPSLTLGCGSYGANSVAGNVSAANLINIKRIGRRNNNLQWFKVPAKTYFEPNAIRYLEDMVGVNRVTIVTDATMTRLGFVDRVLDVLGRRPGKVALQIIDNVEPEPSITTVERGAQAMREFGPDTIIALGGGSPMDAAKVMWLQYEHPDVVFTDIREKFFDVRKRAFKFPALGEKAKLVCIPTTSGTGAEVTPFAVITDPVTGVKYPLADYALTPTVAIVDPVLTGGMPASLAADSGFDALTHATEAYVSVYANDFTDGMALHAIRLIFENLEASVKGGPDADRAREKMHNAGTIAGMAFGNAFLGIVHAMAHTIGSTFGLVHGRTNATLLPHVIRYNGTVPTKLTSWPKYESYVAPERFQQIAEALGLPASTPEEGVESYARAVEQLRTAVGIPPSFAAQGVDEQEFIGGLDDLAMRSYEDQCAPANPRMPMLEDMKDLMAAAYYGVSFTEVRERRAAEVAAAAEPVEA, encoded by the coding sequence GTGAACACCGACACGAGTACCCCGGTAGAACGGCCGGCGGTCGACGAGACCCGCCGCTCGGAGATCGACGCGCTCGTCGCCCGCGCGCAGCAGGCGGCGGCGGAGTACGACTCCTTCACCCAGGAGGACGTCGACCGCATCGTCAAGAAGGCGTCCGTCGCGGCGTTGAACCAGCACGGCGTGCTGGCCCAGCTGGCGGTCACCGAGACCGGCCGCGGCGTCTTCGAGGACAAGGCGGTGAAGAACATCTTCTCCTGCGAGCACGTGACGAACTCGATGGCGGACATGCGCACCGTCGGCATCGTGGCTCGCGACGAGATCAACGGCATCGTCGAGATCGCCGAGCCCGTGGGCATCGTCGCCGGCATCACGCCGGTGACCAACCCGACCTCGACGGCGATCTTCAAGGCCCTCATCACGCTCAAGACCCGCAACCCGATCATCTTCGCCTTCCACCCCTCGGCGCAGGAGTCCTCCGTCGCGGCCGCCCGGGTGGTGCGGGACGCCGCCGTCGCGGCCGGCGCGCCCGAGCACTGCATCCAGTGGATCAGCGCGCCGTCGATCGACGCGACGAGCGAGCTCATGCACCACCCGGACGTCGCGATGATCCTCGCGACAGGAGGCAACGCGATGGTCAAGGCCGCCTACTCCTGCGGGAAGCCCGCCCTCGGCGTCGGTGCCGGCAACGTGCCGGCCTGGATCGAGGCGACGGCGAACCTGCCCCGCGCGATCAACGACGTCGTGCTGTCCAAGGCGTTCGACAACGGCATGGTCTGCGCCTCCGAGCAGGCCGTCATCATCGACACCACCCGCTACGACGAGGCCATGGCCGAGTTCGCGCGCCTGCATGCCTACCGGGTGAACGCCGCCGAGAAGGCGATGCTCGAGCGGTTCATCTTCGGCGTCGAGGCCGGGGAGGAAGCCCGTGAGGGAGCCCGCCTCAACGCAGCCGTCGTCGGACGCAGCCCGCAGTGGATCGCGGAGCAGGCGGGCTTCTCCGTCCCGGCGGACACCTCGATCATCCTCGTCGAGGTCGACGCCGTGGGCCCCGCCCAGCCGCTCACCCGCGAGAAGCTGTGCCCGGTGCTGGCAGTCCTGCGCGCCGACGGGCGCGAGGAGGGCATGCGGATGGCCGAGCAGATGGTCGAGCTCGACGGACTGGGCCACAGCGCCGCCATCCACACGCAGGACGAGGCGGTGGTCGAGGAGTACGGCTCGCGGGTCAAGGCCGTGCGCGTCATCTGGAACTCCCCGGCGTCCCTCGGCGGGATCGGCAACATCTACAACTCCTTCATGCCCTCCCTCACCCTGGGCTGCGGCAGCTACGGCGCGAACTCCGTCGCCGGGAACGTCTCGGCGGCCAACCTCATCAACATCAAGCGGATCGGCCGGCGCAACAACAACCTCCAGTGGTTCAAGGTGCCGGCGAAGACCTACTTCGAGCCCAACGCCATCCGCTACCTGGAGGACATGGTCGGGGTCAACCGCGTCACCATCGTCACCGACGCGACGATGACCCGCCTCGGCTTCGTCGACCGCGTGCTCGACGTCCTGGGCCGCCGACCCGGCAAGGTCGCCCTGCAGATCATCGACAACGTCGAGCCCGAGCCGTCGATCACGACGGTCGAGCGCGGCGCGCAGGCGATGCGCGAGTTCGGCCCGGACACGATCATCGCTCTCGGCGGTGGCTCGCCGATGGACGCGGCCAAGGTCATGTGGCTGCAGTACGAGCACCCCGACGTCGTCTTCACCGACATCCGCGAGAAGTTCTTCGACGTGCGCAAGCGGGCGTTCAAGTTCCCCGCCCTCGGGGAGAAGGCCAAGCTCGTGTGCATCCCGACGACGTCGGGCACGGGTGCGGAGGTCACCCCGTTCGCGGTCATCACCGACCCGGTGACCGGCGTGAAGTACCCGCTGGCGGACTACGCGCTCACCCCGACGGTCGCGATCGTCGACCCGGTGCTCACCGGTGGGATGCCGGCGTCGCTCGCCGCGGACTCCGGCTTCGACGCCCTCACCCACGCCACCGAGGCGTACGTGTCGGTCTACGCCAACGACTTCACCGACGGCATGGCGCTGCACGCGATCCGGCTGATCTTCGAGAACCTCGAGGCGTCGGTGAAGGGTGGCCCCGACGCGGACAGGGCGCGGGAGAAGATGCACAACGCCGGGACGATCGCCGGCATGGCGTTCGGCAACGCGTTCCTCGGCATCGTCCACGCGATGGCGCACACCATCGGCTCGACGTTCGGCCTGGTCCACGGGCGGACGAACGCCACGCTGCTGCCGCACGTCATCCGCTACAACGGCACCGTGCCGACCAAGCTCACGAGCTGGCCGAAGTACGAGTCCTACGTGGCTCCCGAGCGGTTCCAGCAGATCGCCGAGGCCCTCGGGCTCCCGGCGAGCACCCCGGAGGAGGGCGTGGAGTCCTACGCCCGGGCGGTCGAGCAGCTGCGCACGGCTGTGGGCATCCCGCCGTCGTTCGCGGCGCAGGGGGTGGACGAGCAGGAGTTCATCGGGGGCCTGGACGACCTCGCGATGCGCTCCTACGAGGACCAGTGCGCACCGGCCAACCCGCGCATGCCGATGCTCGAGGACATGAAGGACCTCATGGCCGCGGCCTACTACGGCGTCTCGTTCACCGAGGTGCGTGAGCGCCGCGCCGCCGAGGTGGCAGCCGCCGCGGAGCCGGTCGAGGCGTGA
- a CDS encoding carbohydrate kinase family protein: MSAPSVLVLGESLIDIVERTGQDAVEHVGGSPANVAVGLARLGHAVELATWFGDDERGQRIRAHLERDGVRVAAGSDAAARTSTALARLDADGAADYVFDITCDLPDVAEVPSVVHTGSISAVLEPAARKTARLLDAAARTATITYDPNARPAIMGSAAEARSLVEGLVARADVVKVSDEDVAWLAPGEELTDVLRGWLALGPALVVVTRGGSGALALTAGGAEVSVVAPKVAVVDTVGAGDSFMAGIIDGLARADLLGADRRERLREIDEATVRTVLERAARIAAITVSRAGANPPTSAELDAPSV, encoded by the coding sequence ATGAGCGCACCCTCGGTGCTCGTCCTCGGCGAGAGCCTCATCGACATCGTCGAGCGGACCGGCCAGGACGCCGTGGAGCACGTCGGCGGCAGCCCGGCCAACGTCGCCGTCGGGCTGGCGCGACTGGGCCACGCGGTCGAGCTCGCCACCTGGTTCGGCGACGACGAGCGGGGACAGCGGATCCGGGCCCACCTGGAGCGCGACGGCGTGCGCGTGGCCGCCGGCTCCGACGCCGCCGCCCGCACCTCCACGGCTCTTGCCCGGCTCGACGCCGACGGCGCCGCCGACTACGTCTTCGACATCACCTGCGACCTGCCCGACGTCGCCGAGGTGCCGTCCGTCGTCCACACCGGGTCGATCAGCGCCGTCCTCGAGCCGGCTGCCAGGAAGACCGCGCGCCTGCTCGACGCGGCCGCGCGCACCGCGACGATCACCTACGACCCCAACGCCCGGCCCGCGATCATGGGTTCGGCGGCCGAGGCCCGGAGCCTGGTCGAAGGCCTCGTCGCCCGTGCCGACGTCGTCAAGGTGTCCGACGAGGACGTCGCCTGGCTCGCCCCCGGTGAGGAGCTCACCGACGTGCTGCGCGGTTGGCTCGCGCTCGGCCCCGCGCTCGTCGTCGTCACGCGGGGTGGGTCGGGGGCGCTCGCGCTGACGGCCGGTGGCGCCGAGGTGAGCGTGGTGGCGCCCAAGGTCGCCGTCGTCGACACCGTGGGTGCCGGTGACTCGTTCATGGCCGGGATCATCGACGGGCTCGCGCGGGCGGATCTGCTCGGCGCGGACCGGCGCGAGCGGTTGCGGGAGATCGACGAGGCGACGGTGCGCACGGTGCTCGAGCGGGCGGCACGGATCGCCGCGATCACGGTGTCGCGTGCCGGCGCGAACCCGCCGACGAGCGCGGAGCTGGACGCCCCGAGCGTCTGA